Proteins found in one Lathamus discolor isolate bLatDis1 chromosome 7, bLatDis1.hap1, whole genome shotgun sequence genomic segment:
- the LOC136018326 gene encoding maestro heat-like repeat-containing protein family member 7, giving the protein MGLVTGAEKTKMKEEVWESLLPLVFHLHDQKENVAKAAQEALYFAGWFLKWQELTELALTAETWEISERLLQKNRRKTKDFLHQSEVYLQSPQEILRQDAVRFIGLIGQYVRERQTREYIKQGE; this is encoded by the exons ATGGGGCTTGTGACGGGTGCTGAAAAGACGAAGATGAAGGAGGAGGTGTGGGAGAGCCTGCTGCCACTGGTCTTTCACCTGCACGACCAGAAAGAGAACGTGGCCAAG gccgcccaGGAAGCCCTCTACTTCGCTGGCTGGTTCTTGAAGTGGCAGGAACTGACAGAGCTGGCCCTGACTGCAGAAACATGGGAGATCAGCGAGCGCCTG ctgcagaagaacaggaggaagaccaaggactttctgcaCCAGAGTGAGGTCTACCTGCAGAGCCCACAGGAGATCCTGAGGCAGGACGCTGTCAGGTTCATCG GGCTCATCGGGCAGTACGTGCGCGAGCGCCAGACAAGGGAGTACATCAAACAGGGTGAGTGA